The following are encoded together in the Cerasicoccus sp. TK19100 genome:
- the secE gene encoding preprotein translocase subunit SecE → MANPFAKIRLFYSETLVELKKSQWPNGKELRELTAVVCVGIVIIGAFIALADFALYNFVALFTKLAG, encoded by the coding sequence ATGGCTAACCCATTTGCCAAGATTCGTCTTTTCTACAGCGAAACGCTGGTCGAACTCAAGAAGTCCCAATGGCCTAACGGCAAGGAACTGCGTGAGTTGACTGCGGTGGTGTGCGTAGGTATTGTTATCATTGGCGCATTCATCGCACTGGCGGACTTTGCGCTTTATAATTTTGTTGCGCTGTTCACCAAGCTGGCCGGCTAG
- the nusG gene encoding transcription termination/antitermination protein NusG, with protein MPNPIQLSELQWYAVQTLSNQEAKVKRYLDKFIEIEEMGEHIKEVLMPTETVTEVKSGKKYTKQRKLYPGYVFIHMRVYDDHGKVLQKPWYFVRGVQGIIGFIGGDNPTPLKQEEINRILDQVKQAEGHEKPKVEYEVGEEVKITDGPFLNLTGRIDEVDPERGKLKVSVSIFGRFTPVELEYWQVERAEES; from the coding sequence ATGCCTAACCCAATTCAGTTGAGCGAACTTCAGTGGTATGCCGTCCAAACGCTTTCCAACCAGGAAGCGAAGGTTAAGCGCTACCTTGATAAGTTCATCGAAATTGAAGAGATGGGCGAGCACATCAAGGAAGTGTTGATGCCGACCGAGACCGTTACCGAGGTCAAGTCCGGCAAAAAATACACCAAGCAGCGCAAGCTCTACCCGGGCTACGTCTTCATCCACATGCGCGTGTATGATGATCACGGCAAGGTGCTGCAAAAGCCCTGGTACTTCGTTCGCGGGGTGCAAGGCATCATCGGTTTCATCGGCGGCGACAATCCCACTCCGCTCAAGCAGGAGGAGATCAACCGCATTCTCGACCAGGTCAAGCAGGCCGAAGGCCACGAAAAACCCAAGGTCGAATACGAAGTCGGCGAAGAAGTCAAAATCACCGACGGACCCTTTCTCAATCTCACGGGCCGTATCGACGAGGTCGATCCGGAGCGTGGCAAACTCAAAGTTTCTGTATCCATCTTTGGCCGCTTTACGCCGGTCGAGCTGGAATACTGGCAAGTCGAACGAGCGGAAGAGTCCTAA
- the rplK gene encoding 50S ribosomal protein L11, with protein sequence MAKKKVVGQIRLQLPAGAANPAPPVGPALGAHGVNIMGFCKEYNAKTKDQAGLILPVVITVYADRSFTFILKSPPAAVLLKKAAGIAKGSGVPNKDKVGKVTKKQILEIVETKKNDLNASDPEQAARMIEGTARSMGIEVIEG encoded by the coding sequence ATGGCTAAGAAAAAAGTAGTAGGACAGATTCGTCTGCAGCTGCCCGCCGGCGCCGCCAATCCCGCACCGCCCGTCGGTCCGGCTCTCGGTGCGCATGGTGTTAACATCATGGGCTTCTGTAAGGAATACAATGCGAAGACGAAGGACCAGGCCGGCCTTATCCTGCCGGTGGTGATCACGGTTTACGCCGATCGCTCCTTCACCTTCATCCTCAAGAGCCCGCCTGCCGCGGTTCTCTTGAAGAAAGCAGCGGGAATCGCCAAGGGCTCCGGTGTGCCGAACAAGGACAAGGTCGGCAAGGTGACCAAGAAGCAGATTCTCGAAATCGTCGAAACCAAGAAAAACGACCTCAATGCATCCGATCCGGAGCAGGCTGCCCGCATGATTGAAGGCACCGCCCGTTCGATGGGCATTGAAGTCATTGAAGGCTAA
- the rplA gene encoding 50S ribosomal protein L1: MSKLSKRMAAAREGVDLTKAYTLDEAVETLSKFPTAKFDETIEVYAHLGVDPRQTTQMVRGTVALPHGSGKQVVVVVFTENPDEAKAAGAEYAGLDDLIEKVQGGWLDFDVAVATPGAMKEVRKVARVLGPRGMMPNPKTGTVGDDVASIVQEVKAGRVEYKMDKTANVAVVVGKRSFSNDKILENAKTVIDSLSKSKPETFKGGVFLKSLTISSTMSPGVKIDVKAAQNN, from the coding sequence ATGTCAAAATTATCCAAACGCATGGCCGCGGCGCGCGAAGGCGTCGATCTCACCAAGGCCTACACCCTCGACGAAGCTGTTGAGACGCTCAGCAAGTTCCCAACTGCCAAGTTCGACGAAACCATTGAAGTTTACGCCCACCTCGGCGTCGACCCCCGCCAAACCACTCAAATGGTTCGTGGCACGGTCGCTCTGCCGCACGGTAGTGGTAAGCAAGTTGTCGTAGTCGTCTTCACCGAAAACCCCGATGAAGCCAAGGCTGCCGGCGCAGAATACGCTGGCCTCGATGACCTGATTGAAAAGGTCCAGGGCGGCTGGCTCGACTTTGACGTCGCTGTCGCCACTCCGGGCGCGATGAAGGAAGTGCGCAAGGTTGCGCGCGTTCTTGGTCCCCGTGGCATGATGCCCAACCCGAAAACCGGCACCGTGGGCGACGACGTCGCTTCCATCGTGCAGGAAGTTAAGGCTGGTCGCGTCGAATACAAGATGGACAAGACTGCCAATGTGGCCGTTGTCGTCGGCAAGCGCTCTTTCTCCAACGACAAGATCCTGGAGAACGCCAAGACCGTCATTGACAGCCTCAGCAAGTCGAAGCCCGAAACCTTCAAGGGCGGTGTGTTCTTGAAGAGCCTCACCATCAGCTCAACCATGAGCCCGGGCGTCAAAATCGACGTCAAGGCAGCTCAAAATAACTAA